The sequence ctaacctaatttaagtatatatgtatataaaagtCCCTTTTGGAGACTTAAACGCTAGTTCTTGCTACTCTCTCACACttcacaagcatttatacttataGAATGACCATCGCactaagggtgtgcggtggtgattaaatattttaattaatctttTACAGAACAATTAAAATCAATCTACAATAATCCTATGCATTCGTGTATAAGTTAACACTACGGATCAACAAATCCAATttaagtattaataaaataaagatctCAACATTTTTTTGGAACACATGAAAAGACACAAGTTTTCATAAAATTGTGCTTTGGCACTCAAGATCTGAAATTTATGATCAAGAACATTATTGGAGTTTTCACACATAAAATGACCATTTTGCCCTtaatgctaaaaaataaaaatgataaaaataaagggTTGCAAAATGGGTGTCTACACTCTTGGAATATTGAATAATTTCTCTTTATGAActatagttaattttttttgagaaagaactaTAGTTAATTAATGCAATAAAacatttaacaaaattattacataagtaGATAAAGATGAATGCATTAAGAGAAAAATcggattaattttctttttcatttgatCCGTCATTGTTTTGGAGCCACGATCGTAATGGAACTTTGCATGGAGGCAAGTAAGGAGGGGGTTCACGGATGCTTGTCTCAGCAGTGTCTCCattctttataataaaaacagCTGACATACCCCAGGTCATATGTCTATCTAAATGACAATGCCAAAACCATACACCTGCCAAATATGTGATTGATGTTAACATCCATGATACATAATATAGATTATAGACCAACCAAAACAACATGCTTATAGATCAATGGGCTAGCTCACAAAAACATAGCACCTCTTTCCACAAGTTTGATCCCACCttccttaattttattattattttttttttataaaaaaaattatcgatatttatttttattatttgcaGTTACAAGATCTTGTGCCAATGAATGTGCTGTCTCTAATGCATGcaatttgttttataataatagtaactaaacatataaaatggtGATATATATAACTTGCCTGGATTGTTTGCAATAAATCTGATGGCAAGCCATCCATTCTTAGGGACAGCGATGGTATTCACTTCGACTGGATCaaccaaattaaaatcttttgGGTCAGTTTCGTCTTTATAATTTCCAAAACCTGTTCCAACCACGTAAAAGCTATACCCATGCAAATGGATTGGATGAGTCCCAGCGCCTTCCCTCAAATTGGTACCTTGAAAAACAACCTCAACTACGTCATTATAATTCAACACCTTCACCTTGGTCCCAAGGTCTGTTATTGCAATATCATCTGGAAGATCGTCAGCTGTgaagttaaaataataaaggggTTCGTCTGGGAAATCTGTAGTGTAAACCCCACTAATATTTCTGCATATATGAAAGGTTTTAATTTAATCAAATGTCAAAATGTATTGTCAAAATATATGGTAGCAGGATACTCATGTTACATTTTGATGAAACatttatatttagtttattcTTGACAAAACCAAAGCAAtgagtattaaaaataaattatgggAGAGACAAACCTGTAGTAAGCAAGCAGTATATTGGTAGCAATTGGACTACTCCAACTTATGTTATTCGCGCTTGTAGCCAGTATATCAGTACCATTACCTTTTGATGTACATGTGCTATTTCGGCAAGCAATGTCACTTATAGAAAGTGTTATATACATTTTGGTGGTTACGTTTAGGGGAACATTTACTGGATGTTCTTTGCTTGCTAAGCTCCTAAAATTCTTTGAGAATTCTATGGCAGCCTTCAAGTCTTTGTAAATGGGAAGTGTACTTGGAAAGGAAGGAGATGATGGGATGGTATAGTTTCCCTTGTATTCGATGATTGCAGTGGTATTGACATGGTCGAAAACTGTAACCTTTACATTTTGGCTCCAAAATTGTCGAGCAGCCATATAATATTGGCCAAGACTTTGATTTGCTG is a genomic window of Quercus lobata isolate SW786 chromosome 2, ValleyOak3.0 Primary Assembly, whole genome shotgun sequence containing:
- the LOC115975458 gene encoding laccase-15-like yields the protein MSFKNKESLIHLIGLVFLVAQCLCMVEGKVHFYEFVLTEKNFTKLCNTSRILVVNGSIPGPVIRVHKGDTVYVNVHNHGHYGVTIHWHGVKQPRNPWSDGPEYITQCPIEPGSNFTYEVIFSTEEGTLWWHAHSDWTRAYVHGAIVILPAIGTTYPFPKPDEEDIIVLGSWYSGNLKALVDDSLYYGSDLPHSVAFTINGEPGDLCPCSKETTYHLKVDQGKTYLLRLVNAIVAADMFFAVAQHNLTIVGMDAHYIKPITTSYIMISPGQTMDILLTANQSLGQYYMAARQFWSQNVKVTVFDHVNTTAIIEYKGNYTIPSSPSFPSTLPIYKDLKAAIEFSKNFRSLASKEHPVNVPLNVTTKMYITLSISDIACRNSTCTSKGNGTDILATSANNISWSSPIATNILLAYYRNISGVYTTDFPDEPLYYFNFTADDLPDDIAITDLGTKVKVLNYNDVVEVVFQGTNLREGAGTHPIHLHGYSFYVVGTGFGNYKDETDPKDFNLVDPVEVNTIAVPKNGWLAIRFIANNPGVWFWHCHLDRHMTWGMSAVFIIKNGDTAETSIREPPPYLPPCKVPLRSWLQNNDGSNEKEN